A stretch of the Capsicum annuum cultivar UCD-10X-F1 chromosome 8, UCD10Xv1.1, whole genome shotgun sequence genome encodes the following:
- the LOC107839303 gene encoding aspartyl protease family protein 2: protein MHIYSSRHYYSFLYSNKKINIQSITPNSKQPLFFQFVLFFFYVHHRHVPLTPTRPKNPTSLSPLFILPMLFLPTLTAKKKMEGKTIPLSFLFTFSIIFLSLFALSVTSSSLQYQKLVLHSLPETQLQSLNWDAQDLSAQLLSADGSEPDPDTTLSGSDPDPNNVLSVQLHHVDLASPASFNATPHALFKLRLKRDAVRAKAISILAAANVTVGRRAGRGHAGGRDFSSSVISGLAQGSGEYFTRIGIGTPSKYAYMVLDTGSDVVWIQCSPCKKCYTQTDPVFDPTKSSSFVGVSCGSPLCRQLDTVGCSRKKCLYQVSYGDGSFTVGDFSTETLTFRGTRVNNIALGCGHDNEGLFVGAAGLLGLGRGRLSFPTQAGRRFGRKFSYCLVDRSTSARPSYLVFGESAVSRTAVFTPLVTNRKLDTFYYVELAGISVGGTRVPSIRPSLFKLNAAGDGGVIVDSGTSVTRLTRPAYIALRDAFRVGARDLKRAPDFSLFDTCFDLSGKTEVKVPTVALHFRGADVSLPASNYLIPVDSDGTFCFAFAGTMSGLSIIGNIQQQGFRVVFDLAGSRLGFAPRGCA, encoded by the coding sequence ATGCATATCTATAGCTCAAGACATTATTATTCATTTCTTTAtagtaacaaaaaaataaatatccaaagtATAACTCCAAACAGTAAACAACCTTTATTTTTccaatttgttttgtttttcttttacgtACATCACCGCCACGTACCGTTGACACCCACGAGACCAAAAAATCCAACGTCTTTGTCACCATTATTTATACTCCCAATGCTCTTCCTTCCCACTCTCACTgctaaaaaaaaaatggaaggaaAAACCATTCCCCTTTCCTTCCTCTTCACTTTCtctatcattttcctttcccttttTGCCCTTTCTGTCACTTCTTCTTCCCTTCAATACCAAAAATTAGTGTTACATTCACTCCCGGAAACTCAACTGCAGTCCCTTAACTGGGATGCCCAAGATTTGAGTGCCCAGTTGCTTTCCGCCGATGGGTCCGAACCGGATCCGGATACTACACTTTCCGGGTCGGATCCGGATCCGAATAACGTACTGTCTGTACAGCTACATCATGTTGATTTAGCGTCTCCGGCGTCGTTTAATGCTACTCCACATGCTTTGTTCAAGCTCCGGCTTAAACGAGATGCTGTTAGAGCTAAGGCAATTTCGATTCTTGCTGCTGCTAATGTTACCGTTGGCCGCCGTGCCGGACGGGGACATGCTGGTGGAAGGGATTTTTCTAGTTCGGTTATTTCTGGGCTTGCGCAGGGTAGTGGAGAGTACTTCACGCGTATAGGTATAGGTACTCCTTCGAAATATGCTTACATGGTTTTGGACACTGGAAGTGACGTTGTTTGGATCCAGTGTTCGCCTTGCAAGAAGTGTTATACTCAGACCGACCCGGTTTTTGACCCGACTAAGTCGTCTTCCTTCGTTGGTGTTTCATGTGGTTCGCCTTTGTGCCGCCAGTTGGACACTGTTGGCTGTAGCCGGAAGAAGTGCCTTTACCAGGTTTCCTACGGCGACGGTTCGTTCACCGTCGGTGATTTTTCGACGGAAACACTGACTTTCCGGGGGACACGTGTCAACAATATTGCACTTGGTTGTGGCCACGACAACGAAGGTTTATTCGTCGGAGCCGCCGGGTTACTGGGTCTAGGCCGGGGAAGACTATCATTTCCGACTCAAGCTGGTCGGAGATTCGGCCGGAAGTTCTCCTACTGCCTCGTAGACCGGTCCACTTCCGCTAGGCCATCCTATCTAGTCTTCGGCGAATCTGCCGTTTCTCGAACCGCCGTGTTTACCCCACTCGTCACTAACCGAAAACTCGACACGTTTTACTACGTGGAGCTCGCCGGAATCAGCGTCGGCGGAACTAGGGTTCCGTCCATTAGGCCGTCGTTGTTCAAGCTAAACGCCGCCGGTGATGGCGGTGTCATAGTAGATTCAGGAACCTCAGTGACCCGCTTGACCCGACCCGCTTACATAGCACTTCGGGACGCTTTCCGTGTAGGTGCTAGAGATCTGAAAAGAGCACCAGATTTCTCATTGTTCGATACATGCTTCGATCTCTCAGGGAAAACTGAAGTGAAGGTGCCGACGGTGGCTCTGCATTTCCGGGGAGCTGACGTGTCATTGCCGGCGTCGAACTACTTAATTCCTGTAGACAGTGATGGAACATTCTGCTTTGCATTTGCAGGTACCATGAGTGGATTGTCCATAATTGGCAACATTCAGCAACAAGGTTTCAGGGTAGTGTTTGATCTTGCTGGTTCTCGTCTAGGATTTGCTCCACGTGGCTGTGCTTAA
- the LOC107839302 gene encoding transcription factor MTB1, translating to MVTGNMCWSDEDKANVAAVLGKDAFEYLMSGSVSAECSLMAIGNDQNLQNKLSDLVERPNPTNFSWNYAIFWQISRSKSGELVLGWGDGCCREPREGEEREVRRIFNLRLDDEAQQRMRKRVLQKLHLLFGGTDEDNYALGLDRVTDTEMFFLASMYFSFPRGEGGPGKCFGSGKHLWLSDALTSNLDYCARSFLAKSAGMQTIVLIPTDVGVVELGSVRSIPESLELLHNIKSCFSSFLSLVRAKQATGIAVVPEKKEGNNPHFSNSIAVTERPDGNPKIFGHDLNSGTHFREKLAVRKAEERPWDMYQNGNRMPFVNARNGLHAASWAQFSNVKPGKPVEFYGPQTPAHNLVNGGREDLRLNNFQHQNSAARMQIDFSGATSRPIVSSAQTIESEHSDVEASCKEDRAGLADEKRPRKRGRKPANGREEPLNHVEAERQRREKLNQRFYALRAVVPNISKMDKASLLGDAIAYITELQKRLRDMESERELRLGSTSRDGMASEDSPSSEIQIRGPDINIEAANDEVIVRVSCPLESHPISRVIQTFKEAKINVVDSKLSAGNGTVYHTFVLKSSGSEQLTKEKLLAAFSSESNSQRQLSPVGQ from the coding sequence ATGGTAACTGGGAATATGTGTTGGAGTGATGAGGATAAGGCTAATGTGGCGGCTGTTTTGGGAAAGGATGCTTTTGAATATTTGATGTCTGGCTCTGTTTCAGCAGAATGTTCTTTAATGGCTATAGGGAATGATCAGAATTTGCAGAATAAGCTTTCAGATCTCGTGGAAAGGCCAAACCCCACTAATTTTAGCTGGAATTACGCCATCTTTTGGCAAATTTCACGGTCTAAATCAGGGGAATTGGTGCTAGGATGGGGGGATGGGTGTTGTAGAGAGCCTAGGGAAGGAGAGGAGCGTGAAGTTAGAAGGATTTTCAATCTACGCCTTGATGATGAGGCTCAACAAAGGATGAGGAAGCGGGTTCTTCAGAAGTTGCATTTGTTATTTGGTGGAACGGATGAAGATAACTATGCTTTAGGATTAGATAGAGTTACTGATACCGAAATGTTCTTCCTTGCCTCCATGTATTTTTCGTTCCCTCGAGGAGAGGGAGGTCCAGGGAAGTGTTTTGGCTCCGGTAAGCATTTGTGGTTATCAGATGCATTGACATCTAATCTTGATTATTGTGCTAGGTCTTTCTTAGCTAAGTCTGCTGGTATGCAAACTATTGTCTTGATTCCAACTGATGTAGGAGTTGTGGAATTGGGTTCAGTGAGATCGATTCCGGAGAGTTTGGAGCTATTGCACAATATAAAATCTTGCTTCTCGTCGTTTTTGTCACTTGTTAGGGCTAAGCAAGCTACAGGTATAGCAGTTGTACCTGAGAAAAAAGAGGGAAACAATCCCCACTTTTCCAACTCAATCGCTGTTACTGAACGACCAGATGGAAATCCTAAGATATTTGGGCATGATTTGAATTCGGGTACTCACTTTAGGGAAAAACTTGCGGTTAGGAAAGCGGAGGAGAGGCCATGGGACATGTACCAAAACGGTAACAGGATGCCATTTGTGAACGCACGGAATGGTTTGCATGCTGCTTCTTGGGCTCAATTCAGTAATGTGAAGCCGGGAAAGCCTGTGGAGTTTTATGGTCCTCAGACTCCAGCACACAACCTAGTCAATGGTGGAAGGGAAGATTTACGTTTGAACAACTTTCAACATCAAAATTCAGCTGCTAGAATGCAAATTGACTTCTCCGGAGCAACCTCGAGGCCCATTGTTTCGTCGGCACAAACTATTGAGTCTGAGCATTCAGATGTTGAAGCTTCGTGCAAGGAAGACCGTGCAGGCCTAGCTGATGAAAAGAGGCCCCGGAAACGTGGAAGAAAGCCCGCCAACGGAAGAGAGGAGCCCCTCAATCATGTGGAGGCAGAGAGGCAGCGGAGGGAAAAGTTGAACCAGCGATTCTACGCTTTACGAGCTGTAGTTCCGAATATCTCCAAGATGGACAAAGCTTCCCTCTTAGGAGATGCCATTGCTTACATAACTGAGCTGCAGAAAAGATTAAGAGACATGGAATCTGAGAGGGAGCTGAGATTAGGAAGCACTTCGAGGGATGGGATGGCTTCCGAAGACAGCCCGAGTTCAGAGATTCAAATACGAGGACCCGATATCAACATAGAAGCTGCCAATGATGAAGTCATTGTGAGGGTGAGCTGCCCACTCGAAAGCCATCCAATATCTCGAGTCATCCAAACATTCAAAGAGGCAAAAATCAATGTGGTTGATTCAAAACTTTCTGCTGGGAATGGTACTGTATATCACACGTTCGTCCTCAAGTCTAGTGGATCTGAACAGCTGACGAAGGAAAAGTTGCTGGCTGCATTTTCTAGTGAATCAAACTCGCAGAGGCAACTTTCACCGGTAGGGCAATAG